A stretch of the bacterium SCSIO 12827 genome encodes the following:
- a CDS encoding thermonuclease family protein codes for MRAFVFIAIFILSTGPALADMEGQPAVIDGDSLSIAGVTFNLHGIDAPESDQTCDKDGERYPCGFQAANALGFMTAYQWVQCRDNGTGRDGRHTMTCFLGGRYDVGEKMIRQGWALYDRAYRIPAYMAAEDAARAERAGLWAGGFVAPWDWRQGKR; via the coding sequence ATGCGGGCCTTCGTCTTCATCGCGATTTTTATTCTGAGCACCGGGCCGGCCCTGGCCGACATGGAAGGCCAGCCGGCCGTGATTGACGGCGACAGCCTGTCCATCGCCGGGGTCACCTTCAACCTGCACGGCATCGACGCGCCGGAAAGCGATCAGACCTGCGACAAGGATGGTGAGCGCTATCCTTGCGGCTTCCAGGCGGCCAATGCGCTCGGCTTCATGACCGCCTATCAATGGGTGCAGTGCCGCGACAACGGCACCGGGCGCGACGGGCGCCATACCATGACCTGTTTCCTGGGTGGTCGTTACGACGTGGGTGAGAAGATGATCCGCCAGGGTTGGGCGCTCTATGACCGGGCCTATCGCATCCCGGCCTATATGGCGGCGGAGGATGCGGCCCGGGCCGAACGTGCGGGGTTATGGGCAGGCGGCTTCGTCGCCCCCTGGGACTGGCGCCAGGGAAAGCGTTAG
- a CDS encoding SRPBCC family protein, whose product MNPRIPLTATLPSDRELRVSREFDAPRSLVFKAYTDPALVQRWLWGPDDWPMAECEIDCRVGGAYRYVWRNPQLGDMGMGGRFLEIVPPERLVVTELFDQDWTEGETVCTTTFEDLDGGTRTRITTTVLYSSQNARDNAMKTPMLEGWGVCFDRLDDLFPAIAV is encoded by the coding sequence ATGAACCCGCGCATTCCCCTCACCGCCACCCTGCCCTCCGACCGCGAATTGCGGGTCAGCCGCGAATTCGATGCCCCACGTAGCCTGGTATTCAAGGCCTATACGGATCCGGCCCTCGTCCAACGCTGGCTGTGGGGCCCCGACGACTGGCCCATGGCGGAATGCGAAATCGACTGCCGAGTAGGCGGCGCCTATCGCTATGTCTGGCGCAACCCGCAGCTGGGCGACATGGGCATGGGCGGCAGGTTTCTTGAAATCGTCCCGCCGGAACGTCTGGTCGTCACCGAACTGTTCGACCAGGACTGGACCGAGGGCGAAACCGTCTGCACCACGACCTTCGAGGATCTGGACGGCGGCACCCGCACGCGGATCACCACCACGGTGCTGTATTCGTCCCAGAACGCCCGCGACAACGCTATGAAGACGCCCATGCTGGAAGGTTGGGGGGTCTGCTTTGACCGCCTGGACGATCTGTTTCCGGCAATCGCGGTCTAA
- a CDS encoding winged helix-turn-helix transcriptional regulator has product MISTDRLDATFAALADPTRRAILQRLALGEASVAELADPFDMSQPAVSKHLRVLETAGLISRHRDAQRRPCRLEAAPLAEAVDWLEAYREFWEARFQRLDALLADLQAPADNENTPKDDTQ; this is encoded by the coding sequence ATGATCTCCACTGACCGTCTCGACGCGACCTTCGCCGCCCTGGCCGATCCGACCCGGCGCGCCATTCTCCAACGTCTGGCTTTGGGCGAGGCCTCGGTCGCCGAACTGGCCGACCCGTTCGACATGAGCCAACCGGCCGTGTCCAAGCACCTGCGCGTGTTGGAGACCGCGGGTTTGATCTCGCGCCACCGCGATGCCCAGCGCCGGCCCTGCCGGCTGGAGGCAGCCCCCCTGGCCGAAGCCGTCGACTGGCTGGAAGCCTATCGCGAATTCTGGGAAGCCCGCTTCCAGCGCCTGGATGCATTGCTCGCCGACCTGCAGGCCCCCGCAGATAACGAAAATACGCCGAAGGATGATACCCAATGA
- a CDS encoding acyclic terpene utilization AtuA family protein, whose translation MSPIRLMATTGILGYGFTEEAFNTGIAMKPDLIACDAGSSDPGPHYLGSGTAFVSRAAAKRDLGLMVGAGMEHGIPVMIGSAGGSGSDAQVDWTLEILKEICAEKGLKPKVRVIRTEQTKDAIKAKVRAGKVTPLGPIADLTEDDVDQSSRIVAMMGPEAYQQALADGADVVIAGRGTDAALFAALPLMKGADPGLAWHLAKIIECGAQVVEPREGQDCVIGTIYDDHFTVEPGSPIRRATVTRVSAHTLYENPEPYRLKEPDGTLVTDRCTFEQLDDRTVKVSGSRYEPSEKYTVKLEGARPLGYRTVFIAGIRDPILIDIIDDFVEACRGRIARDVGTLGINAEDYTLSVHLYGKNAVMGSLEPEADQPIHEIGLLLDVLGKTEDISRAVLAKSRYAFLHTDFPGRMCISGNLAIPFSPSDMHVGPVYEFNVWHVMECDPMEPVRMEWLEV comes from the coding sequence ATGTCTCCCATCAGACTGATGGCTACTACGGGCATCCTCGGTTATGGCTTTACCGAGGAAGCCTTCAACACGGGCATCGCCATGAAGCCCGACCTTATTGCCTGTGACGCCGGATCATCCGATCCCGGGCCTCATTACCTGGGTTCGGGCACGGCCTTCGTATCGCGTGCGGCGGCCAAGCGGGACCTGGGCCTGATGGTCGGCGCCGGGATGGAACATGGCATTCCGGTGATGATCGGCTCCGCCGGCGGCAGCGGCAGCGACGCCCAGGTCGACTGGACGCTGGAAATCCTCAAGGAAATCTGCGCCGAAAAGGGCCTGAAGCCCAAGGTCCGGGTGATCCGCACGGAACAGACCAAGGATGCGATCAAGGCCAAGGTCCGGGCCGGCAAGGTCACGCCGCTGGGCCCCATCGCCGACCTGACCGAGGACGACGTCGATCAATCATCCCGCATCGTCGCCATGATGGGCCCGGAAGCCTATCAGCAGGCCCTGGCTGACGGCGCCGACGTGGTGATCGCCGGGCGCGGCACGGACGCCGCCCTGTTCGCGGCCTTGCCCCTGATGAAGGGCGCCGACCCGGGCCTGGCCTGGCATCTGGCTAAGATCATCGAATGCGGCGCCCAGGTGGTGGAGCCGCGCGAAGGTCAGGACTGCGTCATCGGCACCATCTATGACGACCATTTCACGGTCGAGCCGGGCTCGCCGATCCGCCGCGCCACGGTGACGCGAGTCTCGGCCCATACCTTGTATGAGAACCCGGAGCCCTACCGCTTGAAGGAGCCGGACGGCACCCTGGTCACCGACCGCTGCACATTCGAGCAGTTGGATGATCGTACGGTCAAAGTTTCGGGCAGCCGCTATGAGCCCTCGGAAAAGTACACGGTGAAGCTGGAGGGGGCCCGCCCGCTCGGTTATCGCACCGTGTTCATCGCCGGCATCCGGGACCCCATCCTGATCGACATCATCGACGACTTCGTCGAGGCCTGCCGCGGGCGCATCGCGCGCGATGTCGGTACGCTCGGCATCAATGCCGAGGACTACACCTTGTCCGTCCATCTGTACGGCAAGAACGCGGTGATGGGATCGTTGGAGCCTGAGGCCGATCAGCCGATTCACGAGATCGGCCTGCTGCTCGACGTGTTGGGCAAGACCGAGGACATCAGCCGCGCCGTCCTCGCCAAGTCGCGCTATGCCTTCCTGCACACGGACTTTCCCGGGCGCATGTGCATTTCCGGCAACCTGGCGATCCCGTTCTCGCCGTCGGACATGCACGTCGGGCCGGTCTACGAATTCAACGTCTGGCACGTCATGGAATGCGATCCCATGGAGCCGGTCCGCATGGAATGGCTGGAGGTCTAA
- a CDS encoding MBL fold metallo-hydrolase has product MKITLLGTGTPTPSLKRMSSGYLVEVAGDVMLFDHGPGAHHRMLEAGKRATDVTHVFFSHLHYDHCLDYGRLVLTHWDQGVGKLPELQVYGPPFTARMTELLFGDDGIWGPDLKARTEHPLSTVIYNARGGEGARAKPNPQVPELKSGDVIETDHWKLTCASVRHVQPFLHCYGYRLETDDGVFVYSGDTGPCKAIEKLAQDADVLVNMCHYLSGTELGKEFAEGCMGHLELADLGAAAGVKNLVVSHVTEQMDRPGVRERILREMGARYSGNLFFGEDLMEIPVGGPAPAKLD; this is encoded by the coding sequence ATGAAGATCACCCTGCTGGGCACGGGCACGCCGACGCCGTCGCTGAAACGCATGAGTTCGGGCTATCTGGTCGAGGTCGCGGGCGACGTGATGCTGTTCGACCACGGTCCCGGCGCCCACCATCGCATGTTGGAAGCGGGCAAGCGGGCGACGGACGTCACCCACGTCTTCTTCAGCCACCTGCATTACGACCACTGCCTGGATTACGGCCGCCTGGTCCTGACCCATTGGGACCAGGGCGTGGGCAAACTGCCGGAATTGCAGGTCTACGGCCCGCCCTTCACGGCGCGCATGACGGAACTGCTGTTCGGTGACGACGGCATCTGGGGACCGGACCTGAAGGCGCGCACGGAACATCCGCTGTCGACCGTGATCTACAACGCGCGGGGCGGCGAGGGGGCCAGGGCCAAGCCGAACCCTCAGGTGCCGGAGCTGAAAAGCGGCGACGTGATCGAGACCGACCATTGGAAACTGACCTGCGCCAGTGTGCGGCACGTGCAGCCGTTCCTGCACTGCTACGGCTACCGCCTGGAAACGGACGACGGCGTGTTCGTCTATTCCGGCGACACGGGTCCCTGCAAGGCCATCGAGAAACTGGCCCAGGACGCGGACGTGCTGGTCAACATGTGCCATTACCTAAGCGGCACGGAACTGGGCAAGGAATTCGCCGAAGGCTGCATGGGGCATCTGGAACTGGCCGACCTGGGTGCCGCCGCCGGGGTCAAGAACCTGGTGGTCAGCCACGTGACGGAACAGATGGACCGCCCCGGCGTGCGCGAACGCATCCTGCGGGAAATGGGCGCGCGGTATTCCGGCAACCTGTTCTTCGGCGAGGACCTGATGGAAATCCCCGTCGGCGGACCGGCACCCGCCAAGCTGGATTGA
- a CDS encoding DUF4387 domain-containing protein yields MAKLRDIARVVRGKNAGALYLTLDVMFDDDATYRRVRDCGVLSPRALAPLYGVTDNEVAIIPFDVARAIKITVPRRVRSGSPGDTDVYGAQQHVPLMQLEVPE; encoded by the coding sequence ATGGCCAAACTGAGAGACATCGCGCGGGTGGTCCGCGGCAAGAACGCAGGCGCGCTTTACCTGACCCTCGACGTCATGTTCGACGACGATGCGACCTACCGCCGGGTGCGCGACTGCGGGGTGCTGAGCCCGCGCGCCCTGGCGCCCCTTTACGGTGTCACCGACAACGAGGTCGCGATCATTCCCTTCGACGTCGCCCGCGCCATCAAGATCACCGTGCCGCGTCGCGTGCGCTCGGGCTCCCCCGGCGACACGGACGTCTACGGCGCTCAGCAGCACGTGCCGCTGATGCAGCTTGAGGTGCCGGAATAG
- a CDS encoding TonB-dependent receptor yields the protein MTTTRTRRFTAALMTCTAVGLSAAYALTTPGTAHAVEVAEDSRVTFDIAAQPLGAAIDAFIAATGWQVGYAAEVTRDRKSPGVTGSLTPTAALTRLLTGTGVTFRLTGARTVALGGPQASGDRLTLGTVSVEGRIVPTQAEIGTLPAEFAGGQIARGARAGVLGNQDMMEVPFTMTAHTETAIRNQQAETIGDILDNDPAIRSTYGYGNFSELFVVRGFPLYNDDLSVDGLYGTSPRQISSTDMFERIEVFKGANAFLNGAAPGATGIGGGINLVPKRAGDEPLTRVTANYGQTLRAGVHADMGRRFGPDNAFGVRINSALRAGETAVENEERYMHMASGAFDYRGDKLRATLDIATQRQRVDQGRPTVFVTGSQVPNAPDASHNYAATYSYSDLEDSFAQTRIEYDLLQNLTLQAAFGVHTLREDGDYASIRVSSNDGTATARRLTVPREDLSLTGQAGIKGNLDTGPLRHKMNAGMSALKSANRNAYEFGTTENTNIYDPIELARGATTSSGGDFERLPLVSKVLLRSYYASDTISDLDERVLLTVGVRYQQIQSLNFNRTSNLETSNFNDTAISPVVGLVYKPAESVSLYVNRIEGLQPGGSAPSSAANSGEVLAPYTSVQYEVGGKVDLGNLGAALALFQTTQPSAVTDPTTNIYSADGEQRNRGIEISVFGEPVPGLRLLGGTSVTDAKLTETAGGTNDGNVAVGVPLYQLNASVEWDCPCLDGLTLSARALHTGRQYIDTGNSQEIGSWTRFDMGARLVRNIAGREANFLLNVENIANSGYWASSQGGYLVQGAPFTVKLSMSMDF from the coding sequence ATGACCACCACCCGCACCCGCCGCTTCACGGCGGCCTTGATGACCTGCACGGCCGTTGGCCTGTCCGCTGCCTATGCTTTGACAACGCCGGGCACGGCACATGCCGTGGAAGTCGCCGAAGACTCACGGGTTACCTTCGACATCGCCGCCCAGCCGCTCGGCGCCGCCATCGACGCCTTCATCGCCGCCACGGGCTGGCAGGTCGGATATGCGGCCGAGGTCACCCGCGACCGCAAGTCACCGGGAGTAACCGGCAGCCTGACACCGACGGCGGCGCTCACGCGCCTGCTCACCGGTACGGGCGTCACCTTCCGCCTGACCGGCGCACGCACGGTCGCCCTCGGCGGGCCGCAGGCAAGCGGCGACCGCCTCACGCTGGGCACCGTTTCCGTCGAAGGCCGGATCGTTCCCACCCAAGCGGAGATCGGCACGTTGCCTGCAGAATTTGCCGGCGGTCAAATCGCGCGCGGTGCGCGGGCCGGTGTCCTCGGGAACCAGGACATGATGGAAGTCCCCTTCACCATGACAGCCCATACGGAAACCGCCATTCGCAACCAACAAGCGGAAACGATCGGCGATATCCTGGACAACGACCCGGCCATTCGCAGCACCTATGGCTACGGCAACTTTTCGGAACTCTTCGTTGTCCGTGGCTTTCCCCTATACAACGACGACCTGTCCGTTGACGGTCTTTACGGCACGTCGCCCCGGCAAATCTCGTCGACCGACATGTTCGAACGTATCGAGGTCTTCAAAGGCGCCAACGCTTTTCTGAATGGTGCGGCTCCGGGCGCTACGGGCATTGGCGGCGGCATAAACCTGGTCCCCAAACGCGCAGGTGACGAACCGTTGACTCGGGTGACCGCGAACTACGGCCAGACCCTGCGGGCCGGGGTCCATGCCGACATGGGGCGTCGCTTCGGCCCCGATAATGCCTTCGGCGTGCGGATCAACAGCGCCCTGCGCGCCGGAGAGACCGCCGTTGAAAACGAAGAGCGCTACATGCACATGGCTTCCGGCGCCTTCGATTACCGGGGGGACAAACTCCGCGCGACGTTGGATATCGCAACCCAACGCCAACGAGTCGACCAAGGTCGGCCGACCGTTTTCGTCACGGGAAGCCAGGTGCCCAATGCGCCGGACGCCAGCCACAACTACGCGGCAACCTATTCCTATAGCGACCTGGAGGATTCCTTTGCTCAGACACGGATTGAATACGACCTGCTTCAGAACCTGACCCTGCAGGCCGCCTTCGGCGTGCATACCCTGCGCGAGGACGGCGACTATGCCTCGATCCGGGTGAGCAGCAACGACGGCACCGCGACGGCCCGGCGCCTGACCGTGCCGCGCGAGGATCTGAGCCTCACCGGCCAGGCCGGAATCAAAGGCAACCTTGATACAGGGCCGTTGCGGCACAAGATGAATGCCGGCATGTCCGCCCTGAAAAGCGCCAACCGTAACGCCTACGAATTCGGCACCACCGAAAACACCAACATTTATGACCCCATCGAACTGGCACGCGGTGCGACAACGTCGAGCGGAGGTGATTTCGAACGCCTACCCCTGGTCAGCAAGGTCCTGCTGCGCAGCTACTATGCGTCCGACACGATCTCTGATCTGGACGAGCGGGTCCTGCTGACGGTAGGTGTCCGCTACCAGCAGATTCAAAGCCTGAACTTCAACCGGACAAGCAACCTGGAGACCAGCAACTTTAATGATACGGCCATCAGCCCGGTGGTCGGCTTGGTCTATAAACCGGCGGAAAGCGTCTCGCTTTACGTCAATCGCATCGAGGGTCTCCAACCGGGCGGTTCAGCACCATCCAGCGCCGCAAACTCGGGCGAAGTGCTGGCCCCTTATACGTCGGTTCAATATGAAGTGGGCGGCAAGGTCGACTTGGGCAACCTGGGCGCCGCCCTGGCCCTGTTCCAAACGACCCAGCCCAGCGCGGTAACCGACCCGACAACGAACATCTATTCCGCCGACGGCGAACAGCGGAACCGGGGAATCGAGATTTCCGTATTCGGTGAACCGGTCCCCGGCCTGCGCCTGTTGGGCGGAACGTCCGTCACCGACGCCAAGCTGACCGAAACCGCAGGCGGCACAAACGACGGCAACGTCGCGGTCGGCGTGCCCCTGTACCAACTGAATGCGAGCGTGGAATGGGATTGCCCCTGTCTCGACGGCCTGACCCTAAGCGCGCGGGCCCTGCATACCGGCCGGCAATACATCGACACTGGCAATTCCCAGGAAATCGGATCCTGGACCCGGTTCGACATGGGGGCCCGCTTGGTCCGGAATATTGCCGGACGCGAAGCGAACTTTCTGTTGAATGTGGAAAACATCGCAAACAGCGGGTACTGGGCCTCGTCCCAGGGCGGCTATCTGGTGCAAGGTGCGCCGTTCACCGTCAAACTATCCATGTCCATGGATTTCTAA
- a CDS encoding FecR domain-containing protein, whose protein sequence is MTHDDENPNHDTAMAEALDWFTRHQSGTMTAGEKRTFAAWHAAHPDNARAYKRVAGLWASPEFTRAVETQAPATMPPPRPARPRAALRPMLALAAALVLAVGLGHLLGGNPFQPSADHGTETGQRAEVSLPDGSVVVLNAESAMNVSFDADRRRVELVRGEAFFDVRPDPERPFEVAAGRSLTRVVGTAFSVTLQDGNTEVRVKRGHVRVAGDDRGTPVDLTPGEGVTVTAGHLGDAAAFVPQTTFAWIDGRLVFHDRPLAEVMTQLARHHKDPVVLATDRLRRLRVSGNYRLNDPAAVVAALADVAGADVIRLPGLLTVLH, encoded by the coding sequence ATGACCCATGACGATGAAAACCCCAATCACGACACGGCAATGGCCGAGGCCCTCGATTGGTTCACGCGCCATCAATCGGGGACGATGACGGCGGGCGAGAAGCGCACCTTCGCCGCCTGGCACGCCGCCCACCCGGACAATGCCCGCGCCTATAAGCGCGTAGCCGGGCTTTGGGCCTCGCCGGAATTCACCCGCGCCGTGGAAACCCAAGCACCCGCAACCATGCCCCCGCCCCGCCCCGCCCGCCCGCGCGCCGCGTTGCGCCCGATGCTGGCCCTGGCCGCCGCCCTGGTTCTGGCCGTCGGCCTGGGCCATCTGCTCGGCGGCAATCCGTTCCAACCATCTGCCGACCATGGGACAGAAACGGGACAACGCGCCGAAGTCTCCCTGCCCGACGGGTCAGTGGTGGTGCTGAACGCGGAAAGTGCCATGAATGTTTCCTTCGATGCCGACAGGCGCCGGGTGGAACTGGTCCGAGGGGAGGCCTTCTTCGATGTGCGCCCCGACCCTGAACGGCCGTTCGAGGTCGCCGCCGGGCGGTCCCTGACCCGCGTCGTCGGCACGGCTTTTTCCGTCACGCTGCAAGACGGGAATACCGAAGTCCGCGTGAAACGCGGACATGTGCGAGTCGCGGGCGACGATCGCGGCACGCCGGTGGACCTGACCCCCGGCGAGGGCGTGACTGTCACCGCCGGCCATTTGGGCGATGCGGCGGCATTTGTGCCTCAAACAACCTTCGCCTGGATCGACGGTCGCTTGGTGTTCCACGACCGGCCACTGGCCGAAGTCATGACGCAGCTCGCCCGCCACCACAAGGACCCGGTGGTCCTGGCGACGGACCGCCTGCGTAGGCTTCGGGTCAGTGGTAACTACCGCCTGAACGACCCTGCCGCCGTGGTCGCCGCTCTGGCCGATGTGGCCGGGGCCGACGTCATCCGCCTTCCCGGCTTGCTGACCGTCCTGCACTAG
- a CDS encoding RNA polymerase sigma factor, which yields MATDSQRDLLTQIFQAQRRALVGTLYRMVGCLHTAEDLAHDAYLRVAKAARERPVTHLQAFLYQTARNLALDHLRRERLRGTFMSAAPDGTTDAVAAPQPTQETAVMDAQNLTQVEGALATLPDRARRALMLSRLEGLTYPEIARRLGVSENTVYNDIRGALARCLAAMDDGDIT from the coding sequence ATGGCGACGGACAGCCAACGTGATCTTCTGACGCAGATATTCCAGGCCCAGCGGCGCGCGCTGGTCGGCACGCTGTACCGCATGGTTGGTTGCTTGCACACCGCAGAAGATCTTGCCCACGACGCCTATCTGCGTGTCGCCAAGGCGGCCCGCGAGCGCCCGGTGACGCACTTGCAGGCGTTCCTGTACCAGACCGCGCGCAATCTCGCCCTTGACCACCTGCGTCGCGAGCGCCTGCGCGGCACCTTCATGTCCGCAGCCCCCGACGGCACCACCGATGCCGTCGCCGCACCGCAGCCAACCCAGGAAACGGCGGTAATGGACGCCCAGAACCTGACCCAAGTCGAGGGCGCCCTGGCGACCCTGCCGGATCGCGCGCGCCGGGCGCTGATGTTGTCGCGTCTGGAAGGCCTGACCTATCCCGAGATCGCCCGCCGCCTGGGCGTGTCCGAAAACACGGTCTACAACGACATCCGCGGCGCCCTGGCCCGCTGTCTTGCCGCCATGGATGACGGAGACATAACGTGA
- a CDS encoding TRAP transporter substrate-binding protein: MKRREFLKKSAVAGVAGAAAVTLAKPAISQGRKEMIIVSTWPRDFPGLGLSAQRLAARIPVLTDGRIQVKYFASGERVGAFDSFDEVASGNSQAYIGADYYWKGKHPGWAYFTAVPFGFAYAEMDAWMKYGGGQQLHDELAAGFGLKGFPCGNTGCQMGGWFNKEINSAADFKGLKMRIPGLGGDVLAKLGASTVSLPGSQIYENLVSGSIQATEWVGPYNDYFMKFYEAAKYYYYPGMHEPASQLHMGMNKKWWDSLSKTDQAIIEAACAEENSHQMAETNANNGTYLNKLINDHGVKVRAFNDDVYDAFGRAAEEVFAEVQAHSPLAKKIHDSFLTSRADLGRWMILADSGYINQRNRVLGIKV, encoded by the coding sequence ATGAAAAGACGTGAGTTTCTTAAAAAATCCGCAGTCGCCGGTGTCGCTGGTGCGGCCGCTGTAACGCTTGCCAAACCTGCGATTTCGCAGGGCCGCAAGGAGATGATCATCGTCTCCACTTGGCCGCGCGACTTCCCGGGTCTCGGCCTCAGCGCGCAGCGCCTTGCCGCCCGCATTCCGGTCCTGACGGACGGTCGTATCCAGGTCAAATATTTCGCTTCCGGCGAACGCGTCGGCGCCTTCGATTCCTTCGACGAAGTGGCCTCGGGCAATTCCCAGGCCTACATCGGCGCCGATTACTACTGGAAAGGCAAGCACCCGGGCTGGGCCTACTTCACCGCCGTTCCGTTCGGCTTCGCCTATGCGGAAATGGACGCCTGGATGAAGTACGGCGGCGGTCAGCAGCTGCATGACGAACTGGCGGCCGGCTTCGGCCTCAAGGGCTTCCCCTGCGGTAACACAGGCTGCCAGATGGGCGGCTGGTTCAACAAGGAAATCAACTCCGCCGCCGACTTCAAGGGCCTGAAGATGCGTATCCCGGGGCTGGGCGGCGACGTGCTGGCCAAGCTGGGCGCCTCGACCGTGTCCCTACCGGGCAGTCAGATTTATGAAAACCTGGTTTCCGGTTCCATCCAGGCGACGGAGTGGGTCGGTCCCTACAACGACTACTTCATGAAGTTTTATGAAGCGGCCAAGTACTACTACTATCCGGGCATGCACGAGCCGGCTTCCCAGCTGCACATGGGCATGAACAAGAAGTGGTGGGACAGCCTGTCGAAGACCGACCAAGCCATCATTGAAGCCGCCTGTGCCGAGGAAAACTCGCATCAGATGGCGGAAACCAACGCCAACAACGGTACGTATCTGAACAAGCTGATCAATGATCACGGCGTCAAGGTGCGTGCCTTCAACGATGACGTGTATGACGCCTTCGGCAGGGCCGCCGAAGAAGTCTTCGCCGAAGTGCAGGCGCACAGCCCGTTGGCCAAGAAGATCCACGACAGCTTCTTGACCTCGCGTGCCGACCTCGGCCGTTGGATGATCCTGGCCGACTCCGGCTACATCAACCAGCGCAACCGCGTTCTGGGCATCAAAGTCTAA
- a CDS encoding TRAP transporter small permease subunit produces the protein MTIDATGGDISPEVSPRTTIAVRFFGWAVLSALLVFLINNYLTFWHGWPGEGAALQLGLHGAATQSSPLAWVQLLAYVAGIAAAAIYTVKSCSRTLRQDSKRMSDFNALLIRMAFFAVLYIGVVDAILSFMRVEGLLPAVFGDALALELGKSQFRGPYVHLPLTAAAIITAFFSRTLGFTWLALLIVIAELLIVITRFIFSYEQVFMGDLVRFWYAALFLFASAYTLLEEGHVRVDVFYAAFDSRRKGLVNAFGSIFLGITLCWVILIVGMGGKNAVINSPVLAWETTQTGFSMYVKYMMAGFLAVFAISMMIQFVSYMLDGVADARGEPGGRDHSSHTIQ, from the coding sequence ATGACAATTGACGCGACCGGCGGGGATATTTCGCCCGAGGTGTCGCCACGCACGACCATTGCCGTCCGGTTCTTCGGTTGGGCGGTGCTGTCTGCGCTGCTTGTTTTCTTGATCAATAACTACCTTACCTTCTGGCATGGCTGGCCGGGCGAGGGGGCCGCGCTGCAGCTTGGCCTGCACGGTGCCGCAACCCAATCGTCGCCGCTCGCCTGGGTGCAGTTGCTTGCTTACGTCGCCGGCATTGCCGCCGCGGCGATCTATACGGTGAAAAGCTGCTCGCGCACGCTGCGTCAGGACAGCAAGCGGATGTCCGATTTCAACGCGCTTCTCATCCGCATGGCTTTTTTTGCCGTTCTCTACATCGGTGTGGTCGACGCGATCCTGTCGTTCATGCGGGTTGAGGGCCTGTTGCCCGCCGTGTTCGGTGACGCGCTCGCGCTTGAGCTCGGCAAATCACAATTCCGCGGCCCCTATGTGCACCTGCCGCTGACCGCGGCGGCCATAATCACGGCGTTTTTCTCGCGCACGCTGGGCTTTACCTGGCTCGCGCTGCTGATCGTCATCGCCGAATTGCTGATCGTCATCACCCGCTTCATCTTTTCCTACGAACAGGTGTTCATGGGCGATCTCGTGCGGTTCTGGTACGCGGCCCTGTTCCTGTTCGCCAGCGCCTATACCCTGCTGGAGGAAGGACATGTGCGGGTCGATGTGTTCTATGCCGCCTTCGATTCCCGCCGTAAGGGATTGGTCAATGCCTTCGGCTCCATCTTCCTCGGTATCACCCTCTGTTGGGTGATCCTGATCGTCGGCATGGGCGGAAAGAACGCGGTGATCAATTCACCGGTCTTGGCCTGGGAAACGACTCAGACCGGATTTTCCATGTACGTTAAATACATGATGGCCGGTTTTCTCGCCGTCTTCGCCATATCCATGATGATTCAATTCGTCAGCTACATGCTGGACGGTGTCGCCGACGCCAGGGGAGAGCCCGGCGGCCGCGACCATTCAAGTCACACGATCCAGTAA